The genomic interval CCAAGGTTGGTGCCGGGCGGGATATAGGCGGGCGGGGGCCATCGATCCGGATGACCGGCGCGGAGGTCCAGTGGCTACCGACATAGCGGCGCTCGATCCGGGTCCAGGCGCCTGTTTGGCCGAGATGCCTCTCAACCGGCAGATCTTCCGCCCGGTTGATCGGTGCTGCCGGAACTCCCGAGGCTTGGAGTGCGTCGGCCGCCTCCGCTGCCGTCATCGATTTCACAGACGCATGGAGGGCGGCCTCGATCGCATCGCCGTGCAGATTCCGGTCCGCGATGCTGGTCCAGGCCGTCGCCCATTCCGGTTTGCCCAGCCACCGGGCGAGGGCGGTCCATTGAGCACTGTCCCGAACGACGGTCGCCACATAACCGTCGCTCGCAGCGACGACGCATCGCGGCGCATGGAGGGCCGAGCGACTGCCGAGGCGCTGCGGGGCGCCCTCTGTTTGGGTGCGAATGATGGCGTCGGCGCCGAGCTGGAACAGGCATTCGACCTGTCCGAGGTCAAACCAGGTGCCGCCAAGCTCGGCCCTTCCGTGGAGGCCGGCAAGCGCGGCGATGGCACCATAGATGCCCGCGACCGGATCTCCGAGCGCAGTGTGCTGCAGCACGGGCGGCCAATGGGCTTCGCCGTTGACATGGGGCATGCCGGAGGCGTGCTCGACGGTGGAGCCATAGGCGCGGAAGAAGCTCCAGGGACCGGAGGCCCCGAACGCGCCCATCGATACCATGACAAGACCGGAGCGAAGATCGAGCAGATGGCCGGGGTCAAGCCCGAGCTTTTTCATCACCCCGGGTGCATAATTTTCGATCACGATGTCCGACCGGCGCACCAGCGTCTCGGCAAGCGTGCGGCCGCGTTTGTCGGTAAGGTCGAGGCAGATGCCCCTCTTGTTACGGTTCATGACGAGAAATGCGGGCATCATTTCATATTTTGGCGGGTCGGATGCCCCCGGTGGTTCCCAGCCGCGCCACCAGTCATAATGGGTGTCCGACTCCACCTTGATGATGTCGGCGCCGAGATCGGCAAGCAGCCGCGTACACATCGGCCCCGCCCAGCCCATCGAGAAGTCGGCAACGCACACACCATCGAGCGGCGCAGCGGGAGGGCTTTCCGGTGGCTGTTCGGCTAGGGACTGCCCGTCGGTAAAAATGCGGAACGGTAGCAGCGGTGCGATAACGCCTTCGGCGTCGGGCAGGGGAGCGAAGCTTCCGCGCTCGCGCCAATGCGGCGTCGCCAGGAGCTCTCGGTGGTCCGGCACTGGAGCGAGCGGGACGCGGCGGCGCTGGCCCTCCATCAGCCAGTGATCGGTGGTTTCACGGGGCAGGATTGCGGCGAGCGCGGCATCAAGGGCTTCGGCGTTTTCGACGCGCGCGAGAGATGTCGCGAAGCGGGGATCGTTCGCCCAGTCGGGATGTCCAACCATATCGGCGAGTGCTGCCCATTGGGCGGGCGTGAGCGCGGTAACTCCGATCCAGCCGTCGCGCGTGGGATAGACGGTGGTAGGGTGGTTCGTCGCGAAGCGATTGATACCGGTCCGGCCGGGCGAAGCGGCACCCGCTTCGGCAAGGGGCGGCGAGGGTTCGGTGAAGCACATGGCGGCTTCGAAAATGTTGACGTCGACGCGCCTTGTCTCGCCGCCTCGCTTGCGCGACCAGAGCCCGGCGAGAGCCCCCACGACGAGGGTCGCGCCGGCGGTGATTTGCGGAGCGAAGCCCTGCGGTAGCATCGGCGGTCCATCGGAGGGGCCGAAGGAGGCGGCGATGCCGATCAATGCTTGGACCAAGGCGTCGTCGCCCTGCCAATCGCGATAGGGCCCGTCGTGGCCGAACCAGGTGATGCCGAGGCGAAGCGCGTCGAAGCTATGCTCAGCCAGGAGCCTGTCGACCGTCTCGACGGCCGTCGGCGACTGGCCAACAAGAACCACGCGATGCGAGGGCCGGAACTCCGCCAGCCGTCCGAGCCCCTCCTCGAACGTCCCGATGAACGACTTGCCTTGGTCAAGCCAGAGGTCCACGGCATCAGCTTGGCGGGGTGCTGCGCTGCCGATGCGCCATATCTGTGCGCCAAGGACGGACAAGGCCCGGGCGGAGTAACGGGCGGCGACGTCGTCCGACATTTCGAGAACCGCGATTCCGGCAAGCGGCCCGGCTTCGGCGCGGGTGTACAATTTCATCGATTGGCCTCTCCATCACCATGTCTCCTCCGCGTCCGAGGGCATGGATTGTATGCGATGATAACGCGTTACCAATGAGAGGCAAGGTTCATGTGCATTCGCGGGTGCGATGCGCCGAGTGGTTCGTCGAGAATCGAGCAGAGATGGCGACGTCAAAGAAAACTATTCCTATATAACAGTATCTTGAATTCTATTTAATGCTTTGAGACGTGCGCTGTCGAAAGCCTGTTGACACTGGCTCCGGTTCGACGATAACCATTGGTATCGCGTTACCAAGGTGCGATTTGCGGACTTGCGAGGCCGCTGGGTTCCCTGGGGCGGGTAATAATATAATCAGCAGCGACCTGCCATCGGGGAGGGCTGTGACATGAAGAGGAGAGGGCATGTTCAAGAGGCTCTTGTTGTCGTCCGCGGTACTGCCGCTGACGTTGTTTCACGTCGCCCCTGCCGCGGCCCAGGAAGCCGCCCCGCCCGAAAGCGCCGACGAAGGGGTAAGCCATCAGGGCTTCACCGATATCATCGTCACGGCGCGCCGCGTGGAGGAAAATCTGCAGCGTGTCCCGACCTCGGTCACCGCGGTAAGCGGAGATATGTTGCGCACGGAAAGCGTGATTGCTGTCAAGGACCTGCCGAAGCTTGCGCCGTCGCTCAGCGTCGTTTCCTATTTCAACGACATGAACGCCCGCTTCTCGGTGCGCGGCCTGTCGGCAGGGGTCACGACCTATTTTGCCGAGGCTCCCTGCTGCGGCGGCATCGCCAGCGCACCCTTTCTCGATATCGCCTCAGTTCAGGTGCTGAACGGTCCGCAAGGCACATTGTTCGGACGGTCGAGCGCGGCTGGCGCTGTCCTGATCACCCCGCAAAAGCCTGAATTCAATGAATGGGGCGGCTTGGTCGACATGACCGTGGGCACTTACGGCCGGGCTCAGTTCACAGGTGTGGTGAACATTCCGGTGATCGACGATCGTCTTGCCATTCGGCTTGCCGCAAACGCCAATCGCGTGGGCGGTTACACCAAGCAGTTCGGGACGAGCAAACGTCTCGATGATGTCAACAACCAGCAGTACCGCCTTGGCGTGGCGTTCAAGTCGGGGGGACTGGAGAACACGCTTTTCGCTTCCTATGAAAATATCGATCAGTCTGCCACCGGTTCGATCCTGGCCGGTTACAAACCGACCCATCCCAATCTGACTCCCGCGTTTCTCGCCGTGCTCGAGGCGGAAACGGCGCGTTTGGAGCAGGGCGGAAAGAAGGCTGCACGCATCACCGCTCCGACCTACGACGGGCAGGCGCAGCTGACGCAGATGAAGCATGCCAGCGTCGTTAACAATACCCAGATCGAGGCGATCGATACTGGTTCGACGCGGATCAGCCTCAAGAACATCTTTTCGTTCGACTCTTTCACATCGAACAGTGCCGGCTCCTATGATGGTGTCGGCGGCATTCTGCAGGAAGGCGGCTTCGCCTCCGCGAACTACAGCAACTTCGGTTCGAACAACCAGGTGGGAACGATGCTGAGGGCCAAGCTCGGCCCCGCGCTCCATACCTACACCAACGAGCTTCAACTGCACGCCGAACTGTGGGACGGTCTGCTGAAAGCCAATGTGGGCGGCTTCTATCAGCATCAGCGGGCGCCCCGGAACATGGAAGGCACCTCGAACGTCTACAAGCTCTACAGCAATCCAAACGGCTATGTGAATGCCGTGGGCTTCATCAAACGATCGGTGGCGAAGGAAAAGGCAGTCTTCGGTCAGGCCACGCTCGATCTGTCGCATGCCGGCATCGAGGGGCTCAGCCTCACCGGCGGATATCGTTACAGCTGGTCCGATTCCGAACTGACGACGATCGCCCCGGTCCGCAACCCGGTCACCGGCAACTTCGAGCCTGGTACGCTGGAGACCAACTCGGCGACGAAGAGCAAGGGCTATAACTATACGCTGTCGATCCAGCAGCAGTTCACGCCCGACATCATGGCCTATGCCTCGGCGACGCGGGCCTATGTGCCCGGCGGTGTGAATGCGATCAGTCCGCCTCCCGGCTCCAATCTGCCAGGCTACAAGCCCGTTTATGATGCCGCCACGGTGAACACCCAGGAAATCGGTCTCAAGACCCAATTCTATCTTGGCGACGTGGCGGTCCGGTTGAATACGGCGGCCTATAACACCGATTACAAGAATATCGCCCAGACATTGCTCGGCCTCGTCGATGGTGTATCCTATCGTTACCTCGCCAATATCGCCGCAATCCAGCTACGCGGCGTCGAAGTGGCAGGCACGGTGGCATTCGATCCGAGCTTCAGCGTCAACTTCGGCTATTCCTACAACCATGCGAAATACAAGACGTGGACGGGCGTCGATCCGTACAATGCCGCACGTCCCGGCGATGCGGTTTGTGTGCCCGAATCTCCCGCCGGCGTCTGTTTCCTCGATCTCAGCAACAACCCGTTACCCTACATGCCGAAGCATTCGGGCAATGTGACATTCCAGTACACGGCGCCGCTCGGTTCCGACGTTGGCGAACTCGGGCTGTCGGCGTCGCTCTTCACGCAGAGCCGGGTTTACTATGTCGCGGCCGCGGCGCGGGATCTCCAGCTCTATCCGGAAGGCCTCGATGCCATTTCGCAGGCCCCCTACAGCACGGTCAATCTGCGGGCGGAATTGCGCGACGTGGCCGGATCGGGCTGGAACGGGGCGGTCTTCGTGAACAATGTGACCGACAAGCTCTATGCCACCGGCAAGGTCGCACAACTTCACACGCTCGGTTTCGCGGCTGCAAATTATG from uncultured Sphingopyxis sp. carries:
- a CDS encoding CoA transferase, with translation MKLYTRAEAGPLAGIAVLEMSDDVAARYSARALSVLGAQIWRIGSAAPRQADAVDLWLDQGKSFIGTFEEGLGRLAEFRPSHRVVLVGQSPTAVETVDRLLAEHSFDALRLGITWFGHDGPYRDWQGDDALVQALIGIAASFGPSDGPPMLPQGFAPQITAGATLVVGALAGLWSRKRGGETRRVDVNIFEAAMCFTEPSPPLAEAGAASPGRTGINRFATNHPTTVYPTRDGWIGVTALTPAQWAALADMVGHPDWANDPRFATSLARVENAEALDAALAAILPRETTDHWLMEGQRRRVPLAPVPDHRELLATPHWRERGSFAPLPDAEGVIAPLLPFRIFTDGQSLAEQPPESPPAAPLDGVCVADFSMGWAGPMCTRLLADLGADIIKVESDTHYDWWRGWEPPGASDPPKYEMMPAFLVMNRNKRGICLDLTDKRGRTLAETLVRRSDIVIENYAPGVMKKLGLDPGHLLDLRSGLVMVSMGAFGASGPWSFFRAYGSTVEHASGMPHVNGEAHWPPVLQHTALGDPVAGIYGAIAALAGLHGRAELGGTWFDLGQVECLFQLGADAIIRTQTEGAPQRLGSRSALHAPRCVVAASDGYVATVVRDSAQWTALARWLGKPEWATAWTSIADRNLHGDAIEAALHASVKSMTAAEAADALQASGVPAAPINRAEDLPVERHLGQTGAWTRIERRYVGSHWTSAPVIRIDGPRPPISRPAPTLGEHGDEIMAMLVGPPA
- a CDS encoding TonB-dependent receptor, giving the protein MFKRLLLSSAVLPLTLFHVAPAAAQEAAPPESADEGVSHQGFTDIIVTARRVEENLQRVPTSVTAVSGDMLRTESVIAVKDLPKLAPSLSVVSYFNDMNARFSVRGLSAGVTTYFAEAPCCGGIASAPFLDIASVQVLNGPQGTLFGRSSAAGAVLITPQKPEFNEWGGLVDMTVGTYGRAQFTGVVNIPVIDDRLAIRLAANANRVGGYTKQFGTSKRLDDVNNQQYRLGVAFKSGGLENTLFASYENIDQSATGSILAGYKPTHPNLTPAFLAVLEAETARLEQGGKKAARITAPTYDGQAQLTQMKHASVVNNTQIEAIDTGSTRISLKNIFSFDSFTSNSAGSYDGVGGILQEGGFASANYSNFGSNNQVGTMLRAKLGPALHTYTNELQLHAELWDGLLKANVGGFYQHQRAPRNMEGTSNVYKLYSNPNGYVNAVGFIKRSVAKEKAVFGQATLDLSHAGIEGLSLTGGYRYSWSDSELTTIAPVRNPVTGNFEPGTLETNSATKSKGYNYTLSIQQQFTPDIMAYASATRAYVPGGVNAISPPPGSNLPGYKPVYDAATVNTQEIGLKTQFYLGDVAVRLNTAAYNTDYKNIAQTLLGLVDGVSYRYLANIAAIQLRGVEVAGTVAFDPSFSVNFGYSYNHAKYKTWTGVDPYNAARPGDAVCVPESPAGVCFLDLSNNPLPYMPKHSGNVTFQYTAPLGSDVGELGLSASLFTQSRVYYVAAAARDLQLYPEGLDAISQAPYSTVNLRAELRDVAGSGWNGAVFVNNVTDKLYATGKVAQLHTLGFAAANYAPPRMFGLQVWKKF